A region of Paenibacillus sp. JNUCC-31 DNA encodes the following proteins:
- a CDS encoding amidohydrolase family protein, which translates to MNTAYALRNVNLIHGDMNRNLQKNMTILVNEQGLIQDIGKENELIIPSHYTTIDLSGKYVMPGLINAHVHLFADGKPFSLSVSEGMLKFAYDRILNTKFGRNVLKKRMKRNALTALHAGVTTMRSVGEFFYTDVQLRDEINKGEFVGPNLLSRRPEKMYGSM; encoded by the coding sequence ATGAACACCGCTTATGCATTGAGAAACGTTAATCTGATCCATGGAGATATGAACCGCAATCTGCAAAAAAATATGACGATTCTCGTCAATGAACAAGGTCTTATTCAGGATATTGGCAAAGAAAATGAACTGATCATCCCGAGTCACTACACAACAATCGACCTCTCAGGAAAATACGTGATGCCTGGGCTGATCAATGCTCACGTTCACCTTTTTGCAGATGGGAAACCGTTCAGCTTATCCGTCAGCGAAGGCATGTTGAAGTTCGCATATGATCGAATCCTGAATACCAAATTCGGCAGAAACGTTTTGAAAAAACGAATGAAACGCAATGCGCTAACCGCACTCCATGCGGGTGTAACGACGATGCGTAGTGTCGGCGAATTCTTTTACACCGACGTCCAGCTGCGAGATGAGATTAACAAAGGTGAATTCGTTGGTCCAAATCTGCTGTCTCGGAGGCCAGAAAAAATGTACGGATCAATGTGA
- a CDS encoding amidohydrolase family protein gives MDWIKICVTGGVTDAKMVGEAGRLQMTVEEVAAICDEAHKIGLRVAAHVESTEGVRVALKDGVDTIEHGSEMDDEIIGLFKNNPNALNGYTALIPTFLAAYSSALLDTSVTKVSAIVKKNSRLVYTSMLKGAQQAIENDITIGLGTDAAMSYVTHYDMWREMDYYIKQANLNNKQLIDMVTRNNAKILGIEDVTGTVDIGKQADLIVLDHNPLEHIEALSNVRMVMVKGNLIQTPSVTRIKEVDEVLDSVW, from the coding sequence GTGGATTGGATCAAAATCTGTGTGACGGGCGGCGTGACGGATGCAAAAATGGTCGGCGAGGCTGGCCGTTTACAGATGACAGTGGAGGAAGTTGCAGCGATCTGCGATGAGGCGCATAAAATCGGTTTGCGGGTGGCTGCCCATGTGGAAAGCACGGAAGGCGTAAGGGTCGCGTTAAAAGACGGCGTCGATACGATTGAGCATGGCTCCGAGATGGATGACGAGATTATCGGCCTGTTCAAAAACAATCCAAATGCCCTGAACGGCTATACTGCGCTTATTCCTACCTTTCTAGCTGCTTATTCATCTGCTTTACTCGATACCAGCGTAACGAAGGTGAGCGCAATCGTGAAAAAAAACTCCAGACTGGTGTATACCTCCATGTTGAAAGGTGCCCAACAAGCCATCGAAAACGACATTACTATCGGTCTTGGCACCGATGCAGCGATGTCGTACGTGACTCACTATGACATGTGGAGAGAAATGGACTACTACATTAAACAGGCTAACCTTAACAACAAGCAGCTGATCGACATGGTCACACGTAACAACGCGAAGATCTTGGGTATAGAGGACGTTACAGGTACGGTCGATATCGGAAAACAGGCAGATCTGATCGTGCTGGACCACAATCCGTTAGAACACATTGAAGCATTATCCAATGTACGCATGGTTATGGTCAAAGGAAATCTAATTCAAACACCATCTGTGACGAGAATCAAAGAGGTGGATGAAGTGCTTGATTCTGTGTGGTGA
- a CDS encoding helix-turn-helix domain-containing protein, with protein sequence MAKKVVVNIHKLTEKHNISLRELARLSDIRHAALSELQSGKRENINFAHIERIAEALDIDDIREIIEIRDV encoded by the coding sequence ATGGCAAAGAAAGTCGTTGTTAATATTCATAAACTCACAGAAAAACATAATATCTCGTTGCGTGAACTAGCTCGATTGTCTGATATCCGTCATGCTGCGTTAAGTGAGTTGCAGTCTGGGAAACGAGAGAATATCAACTTTGCTCATATTGAGCGGATTGCTGAGGCGTTGGATATTGATGATATAAGGGAGATTATTGAGATTCGGGATGTTTAA
- a CDS encoding AAA family ATPase — protein sequence MTPWAIRFSGIRDFVDFQLELGDRQDHVLIGGSNGSGKSTISFCMGAVLASQKVLVDGLRSRNLPPDQVWRATIELVFENKGNHQVEAADYVGFRLHMEQKPGDPVKKEFWICEGEEAWNWHKETRYVVGDSTNHLHEYRHQLQHKYKVDPDTFYLIWYQQDVNQFAVMRPEERFRIFSEMTGIDRMQKHWESVKEEQKEAQQALQTAESNQHQHQLNLGNWQQEKDRLLSRNERRLLGLRLTLTASATLREKYEQEYLRLKDKLEEIEDRHGEEIDKWMKLESDHKRYDEEMKQRTQEKEVMDRVLDELEIRVNHLNEEHDARVLEHRKLADQLQELQERIQNVPYAEAEVRERLQTHQAELDRLEQELIEKKQAHIDADEKWDALTKVSAKLDYELRQHEINLAEAEAMVAQYGSSSSLELEAQQLEKKRIELQDQRRKLEDMLQLLRKERQALTRDEVRSIRQDTSIRSLEEQGLAVYTLRDLLEMDETSPLELEKRLEPIKYTLFVNGKGFRAPTDLYHVELPEVVPERALDVLEEQGLRVKQGLDDIRYAAAQKALWWIHTLHTPVKDQKPGLQNGQLLDAWGRRGAQEKEQWLLNPRGVALRIRQTDEELLKLEQRLEDIHQQYDTCEERLKSIRSILHQIRTAEGVIADVARRDWAKQESERTIHELQRWKAKRDQLQLEQEALSQPIVMLRLKLQMLQEYMTIYHEARDQNVELERLRQLVHELERSKLHLKLLERELEDKLAESDQLERTLESTARRLREKAQFITSTNRVLDDLKLEKQQVSERCGVAEQAYAAEQQFYLNWAEQLPAVLAAITEEQPDFPVKMQWNEAEARHEKEMALTQLELACRETVDENALENYEKVKQEYDRGAQEVLEARSLLQQLEESLEDLEEKLMNTIHYEVRRIHQRFVQYMDKFSFDGEVSWDMQEQKQGNVKYFLHIKARKQGHRGTLEEISMKGRSGKVGKGVSGGEESLGSLLFALALMKTIDANPGYIMLDEFDSALDESRKAKVFELYRDELARKMIILSPKSHESDYLNYFSEAFAVYHDARITRSALIRIKKKAGTL from the coding sequence ATGACGCCTTGGGCTATTCGTTTTAGCGGCATTCGGGATTTTGTAGATTTCCAGCTTGAACTGGGTGACAGACAAGATCATGTTTTGATTGGTGGATCTAATGGGTCGGGCAAATCGACAATCAGCTTTTGCATGGGCGCTGTGTTGGCTTCTCAAAAAGTGCTAGTGGATGGTTTACGTTCCCGAAACTTGCCGCCTGATCAGGTCTGGAGAGCAACGATTGAACTGGTGTTTGAGAATAAGGGCAATCATCAAGTGGAAGCTGCCGATTATGTTGGCTTTCGGCTTCATATGGAGCAAAAACCTGGAGATCCCGTTAAGAAAGAGTTTTGGATATGCGAAGGCGAAGAAGCGTGGAACTGGCATAAGGAAACTCGCTATGTCGTAGGTGATAGTACCAACCATCTTCATGAGTATCGGCACCAGTTGCAGCATAAGTACAAAGTGGACCCGGATACGTTTTATCTGATCTGGTACCAGCAGGATGTGAATCAGTTCGCAGTGATGCGCCCAGAGGAACGATTCCGTATTTTCAGCGAGATGACAGGTATTGACCGGATGCAGAAGCATTGGGAGAGTGTAAAAGAGGAGCAAAAAGAAGCGCAGCAAGCGTTACAGACCGCAGAAAGCAACCAGCATCAACATCAGCTGAATCTGGGCAATTGGCAGCAGGAGAAGGATCGGTTACTCAGCCGTAATGAACGGCGTTTACTTGGTCTGCGGCTTACGTTAACGGCCTCTGCTACACTCCGTGAGAAATATGAACAGGAATATCTCAGGCTGAAGGACAAGCTGGAAGAGATCGAGGATCGTCACGGTGAGGAAATAGATAAATGGATGAAGCTGGAGAGTGACCATAAACGTTATGACGAGGAAATGAAGCAACGCACTCAGGAAAAGGAAGTCATGGATCGGGTACTGGATGAGTTGGAGATCCGGGTAAATCACCTTAACGAAGAACATGATGCACGGGTGCTGGAGCACAGAAAGTTAGCGGATCAGTTACAGGAGCTGCAAGAGCGCATTCAGAATGTACCCTATGCAGAAGCAGAGGTAAGAGAACGACTGCAGACTCATCAAGCTGAACTGGATCGGCTGGAGCAAGAGCTCATAGAAAAGAAACAGGCGCATATTGATGCGGACGAAAAGTGGGATGCGCTAACGAAGGTTTCGGCCAAGCTGGATTATGAACTCAGGCAACATGAGATCAATCTAGCAGAAGCAGAAGCGATGGTTGCGCAGTATGGCTCAAGCAGCAGTCTGGAGCTGGAAGCGCAGCAACTAGAGAAGAAACGCATTGAATTACAGGATCAACGGCGCAAGCTTGAAGATATGCTGCAATTGCTCCGTAAGGAGAGACAAGCATTAACTCGGGATGAGGTCAGAAGCATTAGACAAGATACATCGATTCGGAGTTTGGAAGAACAGGGACTCGCGGTGTATACGTTGAGGGATTTGCTTGAGATGGATGAAACTTCGCCGCTGGAACTGGAAAAAAGGCTGGAGCCCATCAAATATACGTTGTTTGTGAATGGGAAAGGCTTCCGGGCGCCAACCGATCTGTATCATGTCGAATTGCCAGAGGTTGTCCCCGAAAGAGCGCTCGATGTGTTGGAGGAGCAGGGACTAAGAGTTAAGCAGGGGTTGGATGATATCCGGTATGCGGCGGCGCAGAAAGCGCTCTGGTGGATTCATACGCTTCATACGCCAGTGAAGGACCAGAAGCCAGGTTTGCAGAACGGACAGTTGCTGGATGCATGGGGCCGCCGGGGAGCGCAGGAAAAAGAGCAGTGGCTGCTGAATCCACGCGGCGTTGCACTCCGAATCAGACAAACGGACGAAGAATTGCTCAAGCTGGAGCAACGTCTGGAGGATATCCATCAGCAATATGATACATGCGAAGAGCGCTTGAAATCGATTCGATCCATACTGCATCAGATTCGGACAGCCGAGGGTGTGATCGCGGATGTGGCTCGCAGAGATTGGGCCAAGCAGGAGTCGGAGCGTACAATTCATGAACTCCAACGATGGAAAGCGAAGCGAGATCAGCTCCAACTGGAGCAAGAGGCATTAAGTCAGCCTATTGTGATGCTACGCTTGAAGCTTCAGATGCTGCAAGAATACATGACCATTTATCATGAGGCCCGTGATCAGAATGTGGAACTGGAACGTCTCCGGCAATTGGTGCATGAACTGGAACGTAGCAAGTTACACCTTAAACTGCTGGAGCGTGAGTTGGAGGACAAGTTGGCGGAGAGCGATCAGTTGGAGCGTACGCTGGAATCAACGGCCCGAAGACTAAGGGAAAAAGCGCAATTTATCACATCAACCAATCGGGTTCTGGATGATCTGAAGCTGGAAAAGCAACAGGTTAGCGAGCGCTGTGGTGTGGCGGAGCAAGCTTATGCGGCCGAACAACAATTTTATCTGAATTGGGCAGAGCAACTTCCCGCCGTATTGGCAGCTATTACAGAAGAGCAGCCGGACTTTCCAGTCAAGATGCAATGGAATGAAGCGGAAGCGCGACATGAGAAGGAAATGGCTTTAACGCAATTGGAGCTTGCTTGCAGAGAAACGGTAGATGAGAATGCACTTGAAAATTATGAGAAAGTGAAGCAGGAATATGACCGGGGAGCCCAGGAGGTGCTGGAGGCTCGTTCGCTTTTGCAACAGCTCGAAGAGAGTTTGGAGGATCTGGAGGAAAAGCTGATGAATACCATTCATTATGAAGTAAGGCGAATTCATCAGCGCTTTGTGCAGTATATGGACAAATTCTCCTTCGATGGTGAAGTCAGTTGGGACATGCAGGAGCAGAAGCAGGGGAACGTCAAGTATTTCCTGCATATTAAAGCGCGCAAGCAAGGGCATCGGGGAACACTGGAGGAGATCAGCATGAAGGGCCGAAGTGGCAAGGTTGGCAAGGGTGTATCCGGCGGCGAGGAATCGCTAGGTTCGTTGCTGTTTGCCCTTGCACTCATGAAAACTATTGACGCGAATCCAGGCTACATTATGCTGGATGAATTCGACAGTGCCTTAGATGAGAGCAGGAAAGCCAAAGTGTTTGAACTGTACCGTGACGAATTGGCACGCAAAATGATTATTCTATCCCCCAAATCCCACGAGTCCGATTACTTGAACTATTTCAGCGAAGCCTTCGCCGTGTACCACGATGCTAGAATAACACGCAGTGCATTGATACGAATTAAGAAAAAAGCTGGAACATTGTAA
- a CDS encoding TetR/AcrR family transcriptional regulator: MVQAKKDEVRKEIEYAALKVFFEKGYADAKMSDIANEINISVGNIYTYFKNKKELFYAVVPPDLVDYLKNVLVETIHFDNQTLFEETDNERKSALLQEQVDVLRKYRDQIVIIFEKNKGTIYTNAKNELVELMIETKKAYLKNQYKRYEIGTEENLILLNILAHNVIDMNLDLLKRDMSEDSRKQIFEALYVYRLYGMKSLNELRSKTNA, translated from the coding sequence ATGGTGCAAGCCAAGAAAGACGAAGTCAGGAAAGAAATTGAATATGCGGCGCTCAAAGTCTTTTTTGAAAAAGGCTATGCTGATGCCAAAATGAGCGATATCGCGAATGAAATCAATATTTCCGTGGGCAATATCTATACTTATTTTAAGAACAAGAAAGAACTATTCTACGCCGTCGTGCCGCCAGATCTGGTGGATTATTTGAAAAATGTGCTGGTGGAGACGATTCACTTCGATAACCAGACTTTGTTCGAGGAAACAGATAACGAGCGAAAGTCGGCGCTGTTGCAGGAACAGGTGGATGTATTACGGAAGTACCGGGATCAGATTGTCATCATCTTTGAAAAAAATAAAGGAACGATCTACACCAACGCCAAGAATGAACTTGTCGAACTAATGATCGAAACCAAGAAGGCCTACCTTAAAAATCAATATAAACGATACGAGATTGGGACCGAGGAGAACTTGATCTTACTGAACATTCTCGCGCATAACGTAATCGACATGAACCTGGATCTGTTGAAGCGGGATATGAGTGAAGACAGCCGCAAGCAAATATTTGAAGCGTTGTATGTATACCGACTGTACGGCATGAAGAGTTTGAACGAATTACGGTCGAAGACCAATGCCTAA
- a CDS encoding transposase: MKMMLSNEFGMVYNLKRIRRLMKKSNLVCPHRKPNPLQTERRIRRTRRCPTLYKGIQKIPGLAPLTDIIYLPYGYSKMS; encoded by the coding sequence ATCAAAATGATGCTCAGCAATGAGTTTGGCATGGTGTATAACCTCAAACGAATTCGCAGATTGATGAAGAAATCCAATTTGGTCTGTCCTCATCGGAAACCCAATCCGTTACAAACGGAAAGGCGAATCAGGAGAACAAGACGGTGTCCAACCTTATACAAAGGAATTCAGAAAATCCCAGGTCTCGCCCCTTTAACGGATATTATCTATTTACCTTATGGCTATTCAAAGATGTCTTGA
- a CDS encoding AAA domain-containing protein, translated as MLDSRSVLRYFVEYEKKTALMGNSLSQVEGELFSSEILKDPARLEELVYRKRKTDIFKKITSYPDIKDHLSKGKYNEDELNREIELVVSGTKSVEEFLAGLSFKYTDNMTNSEQFISNLLEDAITLCYPLLKKTTKKETSTKPLITFIGRIEEKYLKVEQFFINRESLGIIVARLTNNSTFEVGDIEKANLLELMDANAYSQQKNMHEILNILNKELKRKYHKNLEDFKTHEGWQMPAQVFVTFEMLEEMNRPIFQKEIERILELTTDDSPLPELLNRYLTGGQNTTAYVKEKSGRSFHGGSYTGEYPINEKQWHVIEAVKNHSLLSVNGPPGTGKSTLLKEIFADNMVMKAKTLTDLWDKPWEKFKERGNELYRIPFEIDDRTFSMVLTSTNNKAVDNIGLELLKEVSYFEEFVKKKKGGEETKGFFCARLGNVINKTAFTKEFVPDFIKGLEEAMPQAIDETAKGQFIAAYQELEHLHKDIEKWSVAKEELIRYFTGQGRVLNDPASDLSSCQLELEITNGKLNDVLNSIMILRKTVHERKQKTRDLKIKIESTESDLTEYVELIKKGYQTLEKFRSWNKNAWLGWLLPKRRAFLKQHISESYIEDQLIKKKEKEEGVLRATLLLKQSEQDHQRAEVLLLEEQVDQLEQQQTNCKETIQVLGQIIGKLETLLLLEKEIAIKWGFKDISQYSIFDFASDRIVLEKRHQLFQHSLKVTELYVKLHMEEVLHNLKMVCQGMWFQPFYSEGNKRDREFNKGINALWNTVFLCFPVVTSTLHSFGERTFQLLPGLIDTLLVDEAGQIMPHYLSSPLYRSQRAVIVGDIEQLEPVRLLKTNVIEEIPAIAEEHHEEICVQRNSAQSYIDRNSDIYEWDHRRKRKGLILTEHRRCEESIMQFSNQHVYGGILTIVNQDNHNKLFGNNLVAVDVRGLKNIRTHTNMSEVRVCQRLVDTYVQQYGMSKKDIGIITPFTKQKDKLLKEIPGVDIGTVHAFQGQEKKIIIFSSVIDNSKQAGIASFVGGSTNLLNVALSRAKEQFVLVGNLEVITELKQNHLKNVLEIIKENGVCISPLEEKYHTIAEDMDAMAFSLYIDPSKDSQGLLDPFSVYIHEHLPERLILNPRDHYLLMMEALRHATKSVVIFSPWIMSSVVNDEFVELVQTALSKQVEVKIGFGYKGGKAVGLDHIPGIVEKDNSFGGNDKIVISISNLKDVMGESLQYIPPIHSKILLVDDRYLFLGSHNWLSKSGKNKRDEVSCLVTDDRMIQYLKERYVRLKLK; from the coding sequence GTGTTAGACAGTAGGAGTGTACTGCGGTACTTCGTTGAATATGAAAAGAAAACAGCTCTGATGGGAAATTCATTGAGCCAAGTAGAGGGAGAACTATTCAGTAGTGAAATTCTAAAAGATCCTGCCCGACTTGAAGAACTTGTTTATCGAAAGAGAAAAACGGATATATTTAAGAAAATAACGTCATACCCTGATATTAAAGATCATTTGAGTAAAGGAAAATACAATGAAGATGAACTGAACAGGGAGATTGAATTGGTTGTTTCCGGCACGAAGTCGGTAGAGGAATTTCTAGCAGGACTTTCCTTCAAATATACGGATAACATGACTAATTCGGAACAATTCATTTCAAATTTATTAGAAGATGCGATAACGCTTTGTTACCCATTGTTGAAAAAGACGACAAAAAAAGAGACTTCAACGAAACCATTAATCACTTTTATTGGACGTATAGAAGAAAAGTATTTGAAGGTAGAACAGTTTTTTATTAACCGTGAGAGTTTGGGGATCATTGTTGCCAGATTAACGAATAATTCCACATTTGAAGTTGGAGACATTGAAAAAGCGAATTTGCTTGAACTAATGGATGCCAATGCCTATTCTCAACAGAAAAATATGCATGAAATTTTAAATATCCTTAATAAGGAGTTGAAAAGAAAATACCATAAAAATTTAGAAGATTTCAAGACTCACGAAGGATGGCAGATGCCTGCCCAAGTTTTTGTGACATTTGAAATGCTGGAGGAAATGAATAGGCCAATCTTCCAAAAAGAAATAGAACGTATTCTTGAACTTACGACAGATGACTCTCCATTACCTGAACTTCTAAATAGATATTTAACGGGTGGCCAAAACACTACAGCATATGTTAAAGAAAAATCCGGTCGTTCTTTTCACGGTGGCAGCTACACGGGGGAATATCCAATTAACGAGAAACAGTGGCATGTTATTGAAGCTGTTAAAAATCATTCTCTATTGTCAGTGAATGGACCACCAGGGACGGGGAAAAGTACATTACTTAAAGAAATATTTGCAGATAACATGGTGATGAAAGCAAAAACTTTGACAGATCTGTGGGATAAGCCATGGGAGAAATTTAAAGAAAGAGGCAATGAGTTATATCGAATTCCTTTTGAAATAGATGATAGGACATTCTCAATGGTGCTCACAAGTACCAACAATAAAGCTGTAGATAATATCGGTTTGGAGTTGCTTAAGGAAGTGTCTTACTTTGAGGAGTTTGTTAAAAAGAAAAAAGGGGGAGAAGAGACAAAAGGTTTTTTTTGCGCAAGGTTAGGTAACGTCATTAATAAAACGGCTTTCACGAAAGAATTCGTTCCAGATTTCATTAAAGGGCTGGAAGAAGCTATGCCTCAGGCAATAGATGAGACAGCGAAAGGGCAATTTATTGCTGCTTATCAAGAATTGGAACACCTACATAAGGATATTGAGAAGTGGAGCGTGGCTAAAGAGGAATTAATTCGTTATTTTACAGGTCAAGGCAGAGTATTGAACGACCCTGCGAGTGATCTGTCTTCATGTCAATTGGAATTAGAAATTACAAATGGTAAACTGAATGATGTTCTCAATTCCATTATGATTTTAAGAAAGACCGTTCATGAACGAAAACAAAAAACTAGAGACTTGAAGATCAAAATAGAATCTACAGAATCAGACCTAACAGAGTATGTTGAATTGATTAAAAAAGGATATCAGACGTTGGAGAAGTTTCGATCGTGGAACAAGAACGCTTGGCTAGGGTGGCTTTTACCGAAACGTAGAGCGTTTCTCAAACAGCATATTTCCGAGAGTTATATCGAGGATCAGTTGATAAAGAAGAAAGAAAAAGAAGAAGGGGTACTGAGAGCGACACTGCTTCTGAAACAATCTGAACAAGATCATCAGAGAGCAGAGGTACTACTTCTAGAAGAACAAGTGGACCAACTGGAGCAACAGCAAACTAACTGTAAAGAAACCATCCAGGTTCTTGGTCAGATCATAGGAAAACTTGAAACACTTTTATTGTTAGAGAAAGAGATTGCTATTAAGTGGGGATTCAAGGATATCTCTCAATATAGCATATTTGATTTTGCATCTGATCGAATTGTCCTGGAAAAGAGGCATCAACTCTTTCAGCACTCGCTGAAAGTAACCGAGCTATACGTGAAGTTACATATGGAAGAAGTTTTGCACAATCTTAAAATGGTCTGTCAGGGGATGTGGTTTCAACCATTCTATAGTGAAGGAAATAAGCGGGACAGGGAGTTTAATAAAGGTATCAATGCCCTGTGGAACACCGTTTTTTTATGTTTCCCTGTAGTAACGTCAACTCTTCATTCGTTTGGAGAACGAACATTTCAATTATTACCGGGACTTATTGATACACTGCTTGTGGATGAAGCAGGTCAGATTATGCCGCACTATTTAAGTAGTCCTCTGTATAGATCTCAGAGAGCGGTTATTGTAGGAGATATTGAACAATTAGAACCCGTAAGGCTTTTAAAAACCAATGTGATTGAAGAAATTCCAGCAATCGCAGAGGAACATCATGAGGAGATTTGTGTACAGCGCAATAGTGCACAGAGTTACATTGACCGGAATTCAGATATTTACGAGTGGGATCATCGCCGTAAAAGAAAAGGGTTGATTCTTACTGAACATCGCAGGTGCGAAGAAAGTATCATGCAGTTTTCTAATCAGCATGTATATGGTGGAATTCTGACTATTGTTAATCAGGACAATCATAATAAATTGTTTGGTAATAATCTCGTTGCAGTAGATGTGAGGGGCCTAAAGAACATTAGGACACATACTAATATGTCCGAAGTTAGAGTCTGTCAGAGATTGGTTGATACTTATGTACAGCAATATGGGATGAGTAAGAAGGACATAGGCATCATTACACCTTTCACGAAGCAAAAGGATAAGCTGCTAAAGGAAATTCCCGGAGTAGATATAGGAACGGTTCATGCGTTTCAAGGGCAGGAAAAAAAGATTATAATTTTTAGCTCGGTCATTGATAATTCGAAGCAAGCGGGAATTGCCTCTTTTGTTGGTGGGAGCACTAATTTGCTTAATGTGGCTTTATCCCGGGCCAAAGAACAGTTTGTGTTGGTAGGTAACCTGGAAGTGATCACTGAGCTCAAACAGAATCATCTTAAGAATGTATTAGAGATTATAAAAGAAAATGGAGTGTGCATAAGTCCGCTAGAAGAGAAATACCATACGATTGCTGAGGATATGGATGCGATGGCATTCAGTCTATATATCGATCCTTCAAAAGATTCTCAGGGCTTGCTTGATCCGTTCTCCGTATACATTCATGAACATTTGCCTGAGCGTCTCATTCTCAATCCGAGAGATCATTACTTGTTGATGATGGAAGCTTTACGTCATGCAACTAAATCGGTTGTTATTTTCTCACCATGGATTATGTCGTCTGTAGTTAATGATGAGTTCGTAGAGTTGGTCCAGACAGCGTTGAGTAAACAGGTGGAAGTGAAAATCGGATTTGGATATAAAGGTGGTAAAGCAGTCGGATTGGATCATATCCCTGGAATTGTAGAGAAAGATAATTCGTTTGGTGGGAATGATAAAATTGTGATTTCGATCTCTAACCTGAAAGATGTAATGGGAGAATCTCTCCAATATATCCCTCCGATCCATTCCAAAATTCTTCTGGTAGATGACCGTTACCTGTTCCTCGGATCACATAATTGGTTGTCCAAATCTGGTAAGAATAAGCGGGATGAGGTAAGTTGTCTGGTCACGGATGATCGAATGATTCAGTACTTAAAGGAAAGGTATGTTCGGTTGAAGTTGAAGTAA
- a CDS encoding S8 family peptidase — protein sequence MIRSKHIVYICIIVSIITCFSILILKSDNKTAVILATDNIKEWPYNNLNYYPVKNEIEIKPLSIAIIDTGTDKTSPCLKNMDIEEIKITGSEDNDSKHGTLITSAFCTSKFLNTPSLDKKLLRDHLKLYSIDVGTDQKIEIESLNKGLSVALEKNVDIINLSIGTYKNNAKLNDLIKEALNRDIMVITSAGNDMTRQKLYPSAYEGVITVAAIDQRNNYVQTNNFNSDITLSAPGIDIPTSLMDEHGKNQVISGTSASSILVSSLVALLKTIDPEINGKRLNEIFKQTSIDLGTKGRDDHYGFGLIDFQSIIKYVNQAK from the coding sequence ATGATCAGATCCAAACATATTGTTTACATTTGTATCATCGTATCTATTATCACATGTTTTTCTATTCTAATTTTGAAATCTGATAATAAAACAGCAGTTATTCTAGCCACAGATAATATTAAAGAGTGGCCCTATAATAATCTAAATTACTATCCAGTAAAGAATGAAATTGAAATTAAACCTTTATCGATTGCAATTATCGACACTGGTACTGATAAAACAAGTCCCTGTTTAAAGAATATGGATATAGAAGAAATTAAAATAACTGGATCAGAAGATAATGATAGTAAACATGGCACATTGATCACCTCAGCATTTTGTACAAGTAAATTTTTAAACACTCCATCATTAGATAAAAAATTGCTAAGGGACCATTTGAAATTGTATTCAATTGATGTTGGAACAGACCAAAAAATAGAAATTGAATCTTTAAATAAGGGATTATCCGTAGCCCTAGAAAAAAACGTTGATATCATTAATCTGAGTATAGGCACCTATAAGAATAATGCAAAACTAAATGATTTAATTAAAGAAGCCCTTAATAGGGACATAATGGTTATCACATCCGCTGGTAACGACATGACACGTCAAAAATTATATCCGTCTGCATATGAAGGAGTTATCACAGTTGCCGCGATAGACCAGAGAAATAACTATGTACAAACAAATAATTTCAATAGTGACATAACTTTGAGTGCCCCAGGGATTGATATTCCCACATCTTTAATGGACGAGCATGGTAAAAATCAGGTTATATCTGGTACGTCAGCCTCAAGTATTTTAGTATCAAGCTTGGTAGCACTCCTGAAAACAATTGATCCAGAAATAAATGGAAAAAGGCTTAACGAAATTTTTAAACAAACTTCGATCGATTTAGGCACAAAAGGAAGAGATGACCACTATGGATTTGGGCTCATCGATTTTCAAAGTATAATTAAATATGTCAATCAAGCCAAGTAA